In Panthera uncia isolate 11264 chromosome B4, Puncia_PCG_1.0, whole genome shotgun sequence, one genomic interval encodes:
- the GTSE1 gene encoding G2 and S phase-expressed protein 1 isoform X1 has translation MEAPKKDDILLLADEKFDFDLSLSSSSANEDDEVFFGPVGHKERCVAASLELNHHVPEEPLLPGSEGHFTWSPLTGEKFVEVYTEAHLLALQIESKSKNKAAQAARPEDLWSQSVERFIQESKLKINLFEKEMEMRKSPRSLKRETYYLSESPLRAPLSQTPLGAAPAQAGHAQTQGPLHSPRSTLPVEPGAAPPPNQAGPQKKVISQLVRPRASSVRGKNIHAAAEQPMKRIPASPSGVRNLNEKESRGAVPPDKSSAAREGASLPVGGSHLVQGKRSLPVLSKLGPKRTLLKPRGCAGGLSRTSSSSGSVSGGISSVCASPATCRAKSSEPASFPANSSPPVSRSSQSGRVGPAVSRQSLQGGPGGASCRRSKRTSAAEVTREPAKALTPAAVAQAPTPEQGGPGLSSHSSWSPPSPLNTAGSARGRDSRLPCRTKAMPTPTSHFKVPKFSTGEPADSAVPKSCRAQRPYSCTSVGRVVVHSTPAGRSSGPAPPGRLSGMTTPVSTRRGSALPTPASRRLSSLPRVTPKTVPRALASPLCVSAPRLSSELRKKRAARAAPTGASRSEAASRRQDSSSDGSCSPPSAVPRALNFSPEKSDLAVPKSVTAEGVLAAAQPPEDTRPREAILVDLRLEQLAITPKAEGPALVSPPLVDLCSTPGASVAPGSEGRPLIDLLINTPDMNRTTTSKPLHEVAQLIDLTSPLIQLSPEADKENVDSPLLKF, from the exons ATGGAGGCTCCCAAGAAGGATG ACATTCTTCTCCTGGCCGATGAAAAGTTTGACTTCGATCTTTCACTGTCTTCTTCAAG tgcaAATGAAGATGATGAAGTCTTCTTTGGACCCGTGGGGCATAAAGAAAGATGTGTCGCTGCCAGCTTAGAGTTAAATCACCACGTTCCCGAAGAACCGCTTCTGCCAGGCTCGGAAGGTCACTTCACCTGGAGCCCTCTCACTGGGGAGAAGTTTGTGGAAGTGTACACGGAGGCTCACTTGCTGGCCTTACAGAtcgaaagcaaaagcaaaaacaaggcAGCCCAAGCGGCCAGGCCCGAAGACCTTTGGAGCCAGAGCGTGGAGAGATTTATCCAGGAAtcgaaattaaaaataaacctgtttgagaaagaaatggaaatgaggaAGAGCCCCAGGTCACTGAAGAGGGAGACATATTACCTGTCGGAGAGCCCCTTGAGGGCACCGCTGAGCCAGACCCCCTTGGGGGCAGCTCCCGCCCAGGCCGGCCACGCCCAGACGCAGGGACCGCTGCACTCGCCTCGCTCTACCTTGCCGGTGGAACCCGGTGCTGCTCCCCCGCCAAACCAGGCAGGGCCTCAGAAAAAGGTCATCAGCCAGTTGGTACGGCCCCGAGCTTCGTCTGTGAGAGGGAAAAACATTCATGCGGCCGCGGAGCAG CCTATGAAAAGGATACCAGCTAGCCCTTCCGGCGTGAGAAACCTAAATGAGAAGGAATCCCGCGGGGCCGTGCCCCCTGACAAATCCAGTGCTGCCCGGGAGGGCGCCAGCTTGCCGGTGGGGGGCAGCCACTTGGTCCAAGGCAAGCGATCGCTCCCTGTCCTGAGCAAG TTGGGGCCGAAGAGGACCCTGTTAAAACCACGTGGGTGTGCTGGCGGTCTTTCAAGGACGTCGTCTTCCTCAGGGTCTGTTTCTGGTGGGATTTCCAGTGTGTGTGCTTCTCCGGCCACCTGCAGAG CTAAATCCAGTGAACCTGCAAGTTTTCCTGCGAACAGTTCCCCGCCTGTGTCACGCAGCAGCCAGTCAGGCAGAGTGGGACCTGCTGTGTCCCGGCAGTCCCTGCAGGGAGGCCCTGGGGGTGCGTCCTGCAGAAGGAGTAAACGGACCTCGGCTGCGGAGGTGACAAGGGAGCCAGCCAAGGCGCTCACCCCCGCGGCTGTCGCCCAAGCCCCGACTCCGGAACAGGGAGGCCCGGGGCTGAGCTCTCATTCCAGCTGGTCGCCGCCATCTCCGTTGAATACGGCCGGGAGTGCGAGAGGGCGTGATTCCCGGCTACCCTGCAGGACAAAGGCGATGCCCACCCCAACAAGTCACTTTAAGGTCCCCAAGTTTTCTACTG GTGAGCCTGCAGACAGTGCAGTGCCAAAGTCCTGTCGGGCACAGAGGCCATATTCCTGCACATCAGTGGGAAG GGTAGTTGTCCACAGCACTCCTGCTGGACGCTCATCCGGGCCGGCCCCACCAGGACGCTTAAGCGGTATGACGACCCCTGTGAGTACGAGGCGTGGGTCAGCCTTGCCCACGCCCGCCAGCCGTCGGCTCTCCAGCCTTCCACGGGTGACCCCTAAAACTGTGCCCAGAGCTCTggcttctcccctgtgtgtgtctgcTCCGCGGCTTTCCTCTGAACTCCGGAAAAAACGTGCGGCGAG AGCCGCGCCAACCGGGGCGAGCAGGAGCGAGGCCGCCTCCAGGCGCCAGGACTCGTCGTCTGACGGGTCCTGTTCCCCCCCGTCGGCTGTGCCACGGGCACTTAACTTTTCTCCTGAAAAGAGCGACTTGGCTGTTCCAAAAAGCGTCACTGCAGAAGGAGTGCTAGCTGCGGCCCAGCCACCCGAAGACACACGCCCTCGTGAG GCGATTCTTGTGGATCTTAGACTGGAGCAACTTGCCATCACTCCGAAAGCCGAGGGCCCGGCCCTCGTCAGCCCCCCTCTTGTGGACCTGTGCAGTACTCCAGGAGCAAGCGTGGCTCCGGGCTCTGAAGGCAGACCTCTGATTGACCTGCTGATCAACACTCCGGACATGAACAGAACCACCACGTCCAAGCCTCTCCACGAGGTGGCACAG CTGATAGACCTGACTTCTCCTCTGATCCAGCTGAGTCCCGAGGCTGACAAGGAAAATGTCGATTCGCCACTTCTCAAGTTCTGA
- the GTSE1 gene encoding G2 and S phase-expressed protein 1 isoform X2, which translates to MEAPKKDDILLLADEKFDFDLSLSSSSANEDDEVFFGPVGHKERCVAASLELNHHVPEEPLLPGSEGHFTWSPLTGEKFVEVYTEAHLLALQIESKSKNKAAQAARPEDLWSQSVERFIQESKLKINLFEKEMEMRKSPRSLKRETYYLSESPLRAPLSQTPLGAAPAQAGHAQTQGPLHSPRSTLPVEPGAAPPPNQAGPQKKVISQLVRPRASSVRGKNIHAAAEQPMKRIPASPSGVRNLNEKESRGAVPPDKSSAAREGASLPVGGSHLVQGKRSLPVLSKLGPKRTLLKPRGCAGGLSRTSSSSGSVSGGISSVCASPATCRGEPADSAVPKSCRAQRPYSCTSVGRVVVHSTPAGRSSGPAPPGRLSGMTTPVSTRRGSALPTPASRRLSSLPRVTPKTVPRALASPLCVSAPRLSSELRKKRAARAAPTGASRSEAASRRQDSSSDGSCSPPSAVPRALNFSPEKSDLAVPKSVTAEGVLAAAQPPEDTRPREAILVDLRLEQLAITPKAEGPALVSPPLVDLCSTPGASVAPGSEGRPLIDLLINTPDMNRTTTSKPLHEVAQLIDLTSPLIQLSPEADKENVDSPLLKF; encoded by the exons ATGGAGGCTCCCAAGAAGGATG ACATTCTTCTCCTGGCCGATGAAAAGTTTGACTTCGATCTTTCACTGTCTTCTTCAAG tgcaAATGAAGATGATGAAGTCTTCTTTGGACCCGTGGGGCATAAAGAAAGATGTGTCGCTGCCAGCTTAGAGTTAAATCACCACGTTCCCGAAGAACCGCTTCTGCCAGGCTCGGAAGGTCACTTCACCTGGAGCCCTCTCACTGGGGAGAAGTTTGTGGAAGTGTACACGGAGGCTCACTTGCTGGCCTTACAGAtcgaaagcaaaagcaaaaacaaggcAGCCCAAGCGGCCAGGCCCGAAGACCTTTGGAGCCAGAGCGTGGAGAGATTTATCCAGGAAtcgaaattaaaaataaacctgtttgagaaagaaatggaaatgaggaAGAGCCCCAGGTCACTGAAGAGGGAGACATATTACCTGTCGGAGAGCCCCTTGAGGGCACCGCTGAGCCAGACCCCCTTGGGGGCAGCTCCCGCCCAGGCCGGCCACGCCCAGACGCAGGGACCGCTGCACTCGCCTCGCTCTACCTTGCCGGTGGAACCCGGTGCTGCTCCCCCGCCAAACCAGGCAGGGCCTCAGAAAAAGGTCATCAGCCAGTTGGTACGGCCCCGAGCTTCGTCTGTGAGAGGGAAAAACATTCATGCGGCCGCGGAGCAG CCTATGAAAAGGATACCAGCTAGCCCTTCCGGCGTGAGAAACCTAAATGAGAAGGAATCCCGCGGGGCCGTGCCCCCTGACAAATCCAGTGCTGCCCGGGAGGGCGCCAGCTTGCCGGTGGGGGGCAGCCACTTGGTCCAAGGCAAGCGATCGCTCCCTGTCCTGAGCAAG TTGGGGCCGAAGAGGACCCTGTTAAAACCACGTGGGTGTGCTGGCGGTCTTTCAAGGACGTCGTCTTCCTCAGGGTCTGTTTCTGGTGGGATTTCCAGTGTGTGTGCTTCTCCGGCCACCTGCAGAG GTGAGCCTGCAGACAGTGCAGTGCCAAAGTCCTGTCGGGCACAGAGGCCATATTCCTGCACATCAGTGGGAAG GGTAGTTGTCCACAGCACTCCTGCTGGACGCTCATCCGGGCCGGCCCCACCAGGACGCTTAAGCGGTATGACGACCCCTGTGAGTACGAGGCGTGGGTCAGCCTTGCCCACGCCCGCCAGCCGTCGGCTCTCCAGCCTTCCACGGGTGACCCCTAAAACTGTGCCCAGAGCTCTggcttctcccctgtgtgtgtctgcTCCGCGGCTTTCCTCTGAACTCCGGAAAAAACGTGCGGCGAG AGCCGCGCCAACCGGGGCGAGCAGGAGCGAGGCCGCCTCCAGGCGCCAGGACTCGTCGTCTGACGGGTCCTGTTCCCCCCCGTCGGCTGTGCCACGGGCACTTAACTTTTCTCCTGAAAAGAGCGACTTGGCTGTTCCAAAAAGCGTCACTGCAGAAGGAGTGCTAGCTGCGGCCCAGCCACCCGAAGACACACGCCCTCGTGAG GCGATTCTTGTGGATCTTAGACTGGAGCAACTTGCCATCACTCCGAAAGCCGAGGGCCCGGCCCTCGTCAGCCCCCCTCTTGTGGACCTGTGCAGTACTCCAGGAGCAAGCGTGGCTCCGGGCTCTGAAGGCAGACCTCTGATTGACCTGCTGATCAACACTCCGGACATGAACAGAACCACCACGTCCAAGCCTCTCCACGAGGTGGCACAG CTGATAGACCTGACTTCTCCTCTGATCCAGCTGAGTCCCGAGGCTGACAAGGAAAATGTCGATTCGCCACTTCTCAAGTTCTGA